Part of the Flavobacterium sp. KS-LB2 genome is shown below.
TTGGGACAAAATTGCTTCGGAAAATTTTACTTGGTACCAAGAATGGGATAAAGTAGTTGACTTTAATATGGCTGAAGCCGATATAAAATGGTTTACCAATGCAAAAGTAAACATTGTAAAAAACTGTATTGACAGGCATCTTGCTAAAAAAGGAGACAAAACAGCTATCATTTTTGAACCAAATGATCCAAATGAAGAAGCATTGCATATTTCGTATAATGAATTGTACGAACGTGTTTGCAAAATGGCGAATGTCTTAAAGGAACAAGGCATACAAAAAGGAGATCGCGTTTGTATTTACTTACCAATGATTCCTGAATTAGCGATTACCACTTTGGCCTGCGCCAGAATTGGAGCCATTCACTCGGTTGTTTTTGCAGGATTTTCTGCCTCGGCAGTAGCAGCAAGAATCAATGACAGCGAATGTAAAATGGTAATCACTTCAGATGGTGGATATCGTGGGAACAAAACCATCGATTTGAAAAGTATCGTTGATGAAGCCTTATTGAATTGTCCTTGTGTAGAGAACGTTTTAGTTGCTAAAAGAATCAACTCAAACATTAACATGAAAGAAGGTCGTGACCAATGGTTGCAACCTCTTTTGGATCAAGCTTCGGACAATAATGTAGCTGAAATCATGGATGCCGAAGATCCTTTGTTTATCCTTTATACTTCTGGTTCAACAGGAAAACCAAAAGGAATGGTACACACTACAGCAGGTTATATGGTGTATTCTGCGTATACTTTTAAGAACGTTTTTAATTATGAAGACAATGATATTTTCTGGTGTACCGCTGACATTGGCTGGATTACCGGACATTCCTATATTCTTTACGGACCATTATTGAACGGAGCTACGACGGTAATTTTCGAAGGCGTTCCTTCTTATCCTGATTTTAGTCGTTTTTGGCAAACCATCGAAAAGCATAAAGTGACCCAGTTTTACACGGCACCAACTGCTATTAGAGCTTTGGCAAAAGAAAGCATCGAATATGTACAAAGGTACCAATTGACCTCTTTGAAAGTGATTGGATCTGTGGGAGAACCTATTAATGAAGAAGCGTGGCACTGGTACAACAACCATGTAGGCGATAAAAAATGTCCAGTGGTGGATACGTGGTGGCAAACCGAAACGGGAGGAATCATGATTTCGCCAATCGCATTTGTAACGCCAACAAAACCGACATACGCTTCATTACCACTACCAGGTATTCAACCTGTTTTGATGGACGAAAAACGCAACGAAATTGAAGGCAATCAGGTTACAGGAAGTTTATGTATTAAATTTCCTTGGCCGGGAATTGCCAGAACCATTTGGGGCGATCACCAGCGTTATAAAGACACCTATTTCTCTACCTTCCCAGGCAAATATTTCACTGGAGACGGTGCATTGCGTGATGAAGTTGGTTATTACAGAATTACGGGCCGCGTAGATGATGTGGTTATTGTTTCTGGACATAACCTAGGAACTGCTCCTATAGAAGATGCAATCAATGAACATCCTGCTGTTGCTGAAAGTGCTATTGTAGGTTTCCCACATGACATCAAAGGAAATGCTTTGTATGGTTTTGTAATTCTTAAAGAAACCGGAGAATATCGCGACAGAGAAAATCTGAGTAAAGAGATTAACCAACACATATCAGACCATATTGGACCCATTGCAAAATTGGACAAAATCCAGTTTGTTTCCGGTTTACCAAAAACCCGTTCGGGAAAAATCATGCGTAGAATTTTGCGTAAGATTGCCGAAGGAGACTACTCTAATTTTGGAGATATTTCAACGTTATTGAATCCTGAAATTGTGGAAGAAATCAAAGACGGAAAAATTTAGATTTTAGTTTTAATTGTTGTTAAAAACTGCTTCATTCATGGAGCAGTTTTTTTATACAAAAAAGGCTGTCTTGGTAGAGACAGCCTTTCAAACATTTAAAACAAAACAAACAAACCGTATTATTCCTTAATGAACTTCAATACCTGAACTCCATTATTCTCATCATACGCTTTTACTATATAAAAACCTTTGTTCAAGTCACTAACCACAAATTGATGTCCTTCAGATTGCTTTTCATCAAACGTTTTTACCAATTGTCCTGTTATAGAAAAAACCTGAACTTTAGAAGTCTCAGCATTAATGGTAAAATAACTGGAAACTGGATTTGGATATAATAAAACTGTTGGTGTTTTTTCAAAATCATCTATTGCCAATGAGGCCGTTTTGTTTCCATAGATTCGGTATTCACCGGGCGGAATTGTTATCGGGTCATTCACATTCGTAACGGTGATTGTAGTATTATCCATCAAATTATACCACTGTCCCGTGTAAGGAAATCCAGTTGCCACATTTTGCGTGGTAACATTAAAATTAGCCAAGATCAAAACATCTTTAAGTTGGCTTGACGCCAAAGCACTATTGGTAATTTTGATATTTGGATATAAAGAACTTGTATTTGCCATAGTTGCAGTTCCTGAAAAAACAGGCTCTACCGTTTTCATCGTAATCATTTTAGACCAATCGTTGTAAATTTTACTTCTATTGGTGTCCTCAAGCCAATTATCAACCCATTGTGGTTGTTGTTTGGTATCTAATTTACAATCCCCAGATATTGCATCCGAAGGAGAGTTGACACTGCCATTATTACAAGCAAAAATAGAATTTTCCCAACCTAGTTCACCAAAATGCCAAATCATCTTTGGTCCTGGAACCAATAACGAAACTGCCCCAATTGCTGACATTCTAGACAAAGCTACGTTGAGTGTTTTTACATTATGAGCGGCATTGGCACTATTCCCAAATTGTAAATTTTTATACATTAGTCGTTCCTCATCATGACTTTCGGCATAACCAATTAATCTGTTTGTGGTAAAGCCTCTACTGGAACTATTCATACGCGAAATGTTTCCAGAATATCCCATTGACAATTCATTGTATTGACTGGTCATTATTCCCCACATCATAATCCCTTTACTAGGCGTTTCGTTAATTCTGTAATTTGCCCAAAGTTGTTCTTCATCATCATTCCCTAGATGCTCAAAAATAGTATAATGAGTTGGGTCTAAACTCCAAGAATAATCAGCATAGGCTTTCAAAACATCTACACGATCTTGTTGCTTAATACCGGTACAAGCTTCTTGACCTCCAACAACATTAGCAGGGCAATTTTGGGTAAATCCTTTGGTTAAATCCCAACGAAATCCATCAATTTTATATTCTTCAACCCATTGTTTAATGACTCTTTTTACGTAGTTCTGAGTTCTTGGCTGTTGATGATTAAAATCTTCCCCAACGCTATAACTGTGCATGGCCGTTGTATTAAAATAAGGGTTTTCAGTTGAAGGAGAACCCCATCCATCGCCATCAGGATCGTTCATCCACATACGAAGCATCGGATTTCTTCCAAAAGCATGGTTCAATGCAACATCAAGAATAACGGCAATTCCGTTTTGGTGGCACAAATCAACAAACTCTTTTAACTTATCTGAAGTTCCGTAGAATTTATCCAAAGCCATGTGAAAAGAGGTATTATAACCCCAACTTTCATTGCCCTCGTATTCCATTACTGGCATTAACTCAATCGCATTTATTTTCAAATTTTTAAAATAATCAATTTTATTAATCAAATCTTGATAGCTTCTATTAGCATCAAAATCACGTACTAGTAATTCGTAAACCACCAATTTTTCTTTTTCTGGTTTAACAAAGTTTGTTGTAGCACTACTCCATGCATAAGGTATTTTACCTGTTTGTAAAACGGTTACTTCTCTTTCCTGTCCTTCAGGATAAACTGGCATGTTTGGATACTTCGAAGCAGGAATCCCGCCATCATCAAACGGAGATAAAACAAGAGTCGAATATGGATCCGCTGTTTTTACTAAAGATGGTGTCCCTGCAATAGGCGTAGCATCAACTACCCAATACTGATACGTATAATTTGTACCAGAAACCAATCCTGTTAACTCCAACCAAAATTTACCCGAAGTTGGGTCCTTTTTCATCGCAAAAGCAGCTGTTGGTTGCCAGTTGTTAAAACTTCCTGCAACATATACAAAATCTTTAAACGGAGCATCCAATACTAAAGTTGCCTTTGTTGCATCTGTAGGATTATAATTGATACCATCTAATAAACCTGCTGACAAAGCTTCGCTAACTACATTAGGATTCACGATAGCACTAAATTTTTTAGTAACCACAGTTGCTCCTTGTGTAATCTGTAGTTCGTAGTTTTGATTTCCAGTAATATTAGTATGATTAAAGGAATAACTAGAAGTTGCAGCATTAATATTTAAATTAGCTCCATTTGCTTTTAATACATAACTGGCGTTACCGCTTGTATTAGTAGCTGAAATACTCAGATTACCACCTGAAGCTATAATAGTAGAGCTATTCTCCGCTGGGGCACTTAATGTAACCTGAAAAGCACCAACTTCAACAAAGTTATCTTGTGATTTTTTATCCCCAGTTCCGTCTTTAGCTTTTACAAGAAATCCTATTCTACCTATTCCGTTTCTGTTATAAAAGGTAGCAGGAGTAAATGTTTTAGTATAGGTATCTGAAACCGAATTATAAGTAAATCTATTCGCTTCGTTGGACGCAGTCCATGTACCATTAGTCGGACAATCAATACTGTTTGCATCATTGATGTCAAAAGACCAAGTCCACATGTATAATGCGTTTCCGGTAACTCCCCAAGTTGCTTCATTTACAGAAGCTCCATTTACTGTGATTGTAATAGGAGTTGTTGCCTCAAAAGTAGCTGGACTTATAGTATAGCTAATACTTTGCTGTTGAGCTGAGACACCAATTGAAAGGCAAAACAATAAAAAAAGTAGTGTTTTTTTCATAGTTAAGTGTTAATTTAATTAGATAGAAAAAGGCTACCTATGAGATAGCCTTTTTATTTTTATAACTTATTCTTGATTTGGCAACATCAAATAACTACCATCTAAATCATTGAAATAAATTTTGTATTTTGATTTTGCAACTGGAATGTCTCCTCCACTAGCACCATTACCAGTAAAACCTGAAAATTCTGTATCTCCTCCCCAATTAGTATCCCAAGCATTGTTTGCTCTAAATTTCCCTTTACCATCAAATAGAGAAATACTTAGTGACCAAACATGAGGACTAAATGCTGAAACAGTCATTTCAGAATCATCTCCATTCCAACCTGCATCAGTACCCGTTCTAGAAGATCCCAAGAAACCAATTCTTGAATAAACTGAGGCCGCAGATGCGTTATAAGGAACTAAAGTGTACGCTAACGTTTCTACATTAAATGTAAAAGTGTAATATCCTGAAGCTGAAATTGTAAATTCACCTGCATTATCTTTAATTTCAATTGTATTATTTCCTGCATTCCCTAATTGAGATGCCCAACTCCCTTTTACAGAAATTAGCTTAAAATTTCCTGCAGCAAAGTATCCTGTAAATTTATAAATACTTGGATTCGCTCCACCTCTAAACATAGGTTGGTGTTTCGTATCAACATTATTATCCCAACCACCTTCAACGGCTGCACCAATTAAGTACCAATCTGTAAATGCGTATGGCACTAATCCTGTGTATGGATTAACTAAAATAGTCAATGGAGTTTCAGACATCATTTTTTCGATTCCTGCTAAACTAGACACAACTTTAACATCATACGATCCTAACTCATCAGGAATTCCACCTAATTCAATTACTGCTTGATTTAAGGTTTTTACAGATACTTCAATTTGAGTGGCACCAGAAGTTCCTCCTAATTCAATTGCTTTTGTAAAATCACCGCCTTTAACGTCTATTAAAAGTTTGTATCCAATCTCAACATCACCGCCATAAGTTGCTTTGGTCCATACAAAACGCTCTGCAACATTATCTGCATTTTCTTCAAGTAATATGTATGATTTATCGTTTTCAGGCGCAACTAATTCTGGAGTATCAACTCCTTGAATTACTGGTCTATCTTCTACATCTTCAACGCTACAAGACAAGGCAAGTACCGCGAATAAAGCAATTACTGATTTAGTTATATTTTTCATTTTTCTATTTATTTTTAATATTATTAATATCCAGGGTTTTGTTGTAATTTACTGTTTGATGACAATGCAGTAGCAGGAATAGGAAATAAATTTCTAAACGCTTGAGTTGGCGCTCCACCAGCTACATTTCCTTTCCAAGGCCAGATATAACTGCCACCTGAAAATTTACCAAAACGAATTAAATCCGTTCTTCTATGCCCTTCCCAGTGTAGCTCTTTTGCTCTTTCATCAAGAATTAAGTTTGCTCCAGTAGCATCTGCGTTAAGAGTAGCTATCGTTGAAGTATTTGCTCTGGTTCTTAGAGCATTTACATAGCCTCTGGCAGTTCCAAGATCTCCAACTTTACCAACTACCGCACATTCAGCATACATTAAATAAGCATCTGCCAAACGGAAAATTGGAAAATCTGAATCAGAAAAATCTCCTGATTTAT
Proteins encoded:
- the acs gene encoding acetate--CoA ligase — translated: MSYYKINNLEEYFKHYKKSVREPKKFWDKIASENFTWYQEWDKVVDFNMAEADIKWFTNAKVNIVKNCIDRHLAKKGDKTAIIFEPNDPNEEALHISYNELYERVCKMANVLKEQGIQKGDRVCIYLPMIPELAITTLACARIGAIHSVVFAGFSASAVAARINDSECKMVITSDGGYRGNKTIDLKSIVDEALLNCPCVENVLVAKRINSNINMKEGRDQWLQPLLDQASDNNVAEIMDAEDPLFILYTSGSTGKPKGMVHTTAGYMVYSAYTFKNVFNYEDNDIFWCTADIGWITGHSYILYGPLLNGATTVIFEGVPSYPDFSRFWQTIEKHKVTQFYTAPTAIRALAKESIEYVQRYQLTSLKVIGSVGEPINEEAWHWYNNHVGDKKCPVVDTWWQTETGGIMISPIAFVTPTKPTYASLPLPGIQPVLMDEKRNEIEGNQVTGSLCIKFPWPGIARTIWGDHQRYKDTYFSTFPGKYFTGDGALRDEVGYYRITGRVDDVVIVSGHNLGTAPIEDAINEHPAVAESAIVGFPHDIKGNALYGFVILKETGEYRDRENLSKEINQHISDHIGPIAKLDKIQFVSGLPKTRSGKIMRRILRKIAEGDYSNFGDISTLLNPEIVEEIKDGKI
- a CDS encoding alpha-amylase family glycosyl hydrolase, producing MKKTLLFLLFCLSIGVSAQQQSISYTISPATFEATTPITITVNGASVNEATWGVTGNALYMWTWSFDINDANSIDCPTNGTWTASNEANRFTYNSVSDTYTKTFTPATFYNRNGIGRIGFLVKAKDGTGDKKSQDNFVEVGAFQVTLSAPAENSSTIIASGGNLSISATNTSGNASYVLKANGANLNINAATSSYSFNHTNITGNQNYELQITQGATVVTKKFSAIVNPNVVSEALSAGLLDGINYNPTDATKATLVLDAPFKDFVYVAGSFNNWQPTAAFAMKKDPTSGKFWLELTGLVSGTNYTYQYWVVDATPIAGTPSLVKTADPYSTLVLSPFDDGGIPASKYPNMPVYPEGQEREVTVLQTGKIPYAWSSATTNFVKPEKEKLVVYELLVRDFDANRSYQDLINKIDYFKNLKINAIELMPVMEYEGNESWGYNTSFHMALDKFYGTSDKLKEFVDLCHQNGIAVILDVALNHAFGRNPMLRMWMNDPDGDGWGSPSTENPYFNTTAMHSYSVGEDFNHQQPRTQNYVKRVIKQWVEEYKIDGFRWDLTKGFTQNCPANVVGGQEACTGIKQQDRVDVLKAYADYSWSLDPTHYTIFEHLGNDDEEQLWANYRINETPSKGIMMWGIMTSQYNELSMGYSGNISRMNSSSRGFTTNRLIGYAESHDEERLMYKNLQFGNSANAAHNVKTLNVALSRMSAIGAVSLLVPGPKMIWHFGELGWENSIFACNNGSVNSPSDAISGDCKLDTKQQPQWVDNWLEDTNRSKIYNDWSKMITMKTVEPVFSGTATMANTSSLYPNIKITNSALASSQLKDVLILANFNVTTQNVATGFPYTGQWYNLMDNTTITVTNVNDPITIPPGEYRIYGNKTASLAIDDFEKTPTVLLYPNPVSSYFTINAETSKVQVFSITGQLVKTFDEKQSEGHQFVVSDLNKGFYIVKAYDENNGVQVLKFIKE
- a CDS encoding SusE domain-containing protein, with amino-acid sequence MKNITKSVIALFAVLALSCSVEDVEDRPVIQGVDTPELVAPENDKSYILLEENADNVAERFVWTKATYGGDVEIGYKLLIDVKGGDFTKAIELGGTSGATQIEVSVKTLNQAVIELGGIPDELGSYDVKVVSSLAGIEKMMSETPLTILVNPYTGLVPYAFTDWYLIGAAVEGGWDNNVDTKHQPMFRGGANPSIYKFTGYFAAGNFKLISVKGSWASQLGNAGNNTIEIKDNAGEFTISASGYYTFTFNVETLAYTLVPYNASAASVYSRIGFLGSSRTGTDAGWNGDDSEMTVSAFSPHVWSLSISLFDGKGKFRANNAWDTNWGGDTEFSGFTGNGASGGDIPVAKSKYKIYFNDLDGSYLMLPNQE